A genomic segment from Castor canadensis chromosome 1, mCasCan1.hap1v2, whole genome shotgun sequence encodes:
- the LOC141421728 gene encoding olfactory receptor 8K3-like yields the protein MEKHNLTEVSKFILMSITDHPVLQAPLFGLFLIIYISLTVGNLGMIIFTKVDSRLKTPMYFFLRHLALTDLGYSTAVGHKILLNFVVDQNPISYYDCATQLAFFIMFTGSELFILSAMSYDHYVAICNPLRYKSTMSQQVCWVLVAIPYLYCTFMSLIVTIKIFTLPFCGYNVISHFYCESLPLLSLLCSNTHEIELIILVFLAINLISSLLIILVSYLLLLIAILRMNSAEGRRKAFSTCGSHLTVVIVFYGTLIFMYVQPKSSHSTDTDKVPSIFYT from the coding sequence ATGGAGAAGCACAATCTGACGGAAGTGAGTAAATTCATTCTGATGAGCATCACAGATCATCCTGTGCTGCAGGCTCCATTATTTGGACTGTTCCTCATCATCTACATAAGCTTAACAGTAGGCAACTTGGGCATGATCATCTTTACCAAGGTGGACTCCAGGCTAAAGACTccaatgtacttttttctcagaCACCTGGCTCTCACTGATCTTGGTTATTCTACAGCTGTGGGACACAAaatattgttgaattttgttgtagATCAAAACCCAATATCATATTATGATTGTGCTACACAGTTAGCTTTCTTTATTATGTTCACTGGAAGTGAACTTTTTATTCTGTCCGCAATGTCTTATGAccactatgtggccatctgtaaccctCTACGCTATAAGAGCACCATGTCACAACAAGTATGTTGGGTACTGGTGGCAATACCTTACCTCTACTGCACATTTATGTCTCTTATAGTTACCATAAAGATTTTCACTTTACCCTTCTGTGGCTACAATGTCATCAGTCATTTCTACTGTGAGAGTCTCCCCTTGTTATCTTTGCTTTGCTCAAATACACATGAAATTGAACTCATAATTTTGGTCTTCTTAGCCATtaatttgatttcctctcttctgATCATTCTTGTGTCCTATCTACTCCTTCTCATAGCCATTCTCAGGATGAACTCAGCTGAAGGCAGGCGCAAGGCTTTCTCTACTTGTGGGTCCCATCTGACAGTAGTCATAGTCTTCTATGGGACtttgatatttatgtatgtgcagCCCAAGTCCAGTCACTCTACTGACACCGATAAAGTGCCTTCCATATTTTACACCTAA